CGGCTGCGTCCATCAGCTGCGTGAAGTAGTCGTGCAGCTCGTCGTCCGCGATCCCCTCGCGATGGTCGCAGCACCCGTCCAGCGTCACGTTGAGTCCGAAGGTCAATAGGCCCATGGCGCTGATGTACCACGGCGGGAGCATGGGGAGGTGGAGCGGGGCCGTGACGGACCTCAGGTAACTTCCGCGCCCTCGCGCGTCCATCCAGCAGCGCCGGGCACTTCGAGCCCTGGCCGAGGGGGACGACATGCGGAACATTCTCGCGGTAGCGGGTACGGCAGCGGTGTTGGGGCTGAGCGTCGTGGGCACGGACGCGCGCGCGGCGGACATCCTGTATGACGGCAACTTCTGCGCGCCCGTCCTCGCGGACGTGGACCGTGTGAACCACAGCCCCCAGTACGGCGTCTACACCGCCTCAATCAGCCACAACACGACGGTCCAGTGTCCGTTCAATCCGCCGTTCTTCGCGACGGTCAGCGAAGTCTACGTGCAGGTGTACGACCGCAATCCCTTCGTGGACATCACTTGCACGCTGCGAGGTATCGACCTCGCGGGCGTTATCATCTGGTCTCAGACCGACACCAGCAGCTACTCCGGGCCCGGGGTCCAGTTCCTTGGCTTCTATCCCTATGCCCGCACCCACACCATGACCATGACGTGCACGATTCCGTACGTCTGGAATGCCGGCTTCTCGCACGTGCTCACCTATCGGGCCATCCACACGCCCTGAGCCTGGAGAGTCACCATGAGAGCGGCATTGGCAGTCTCGGCCTTCTCCGCCGTGGCGGTCTCGGGAGCGGTGGCGCTCGTCCTGTTGCAGGGCAGCGCGGCTCCGGCGGCGGTGCCCGCGGCCTCCCAGGGCGAGGAGCTACGGCGGCAACTCGAGGCCCTGCGGCGCGACGTCTCGAAGCTGGAGCAGCAGTTGCTCCAGCGGCAGGCGCTCGCGACTCCCCCTCCACTGGAGCCCACCCGGCCACCGGCCGCGCCCGGTGGGCCAGGCCACGAAGCCGAGGCAGTGAAGCCCTCGCTGCCCCGCACCCCCGAGGAGCTCGCGCAGCGCAGTCAGGAGCTGGTCACGGAGCTGGCCAGCCACCTGGAGGAGCGGCTTGAGACCGAGCCGCTCGACAGGGATTGGAGCAGCGAGCAGCTGCGGCGGATGGAAGACGCCATCCGCGGGCTGGGGCGGACGCAGCTGCTACAGGCCACGTGTGGCTCCACGCTGTGCCGCGTGGTCGTCGGCCACGAGAGCACCGAGGACCAGCAGAAGTTCTCGCTCGACATCGAGCCGCTGGAGCCCTTCCATGCCGGGGTGTTCTTCCAGCCGGACGAGCAGGCGCGGACACCCCGGACGACGCTCTACGTGCTGCGCAAGGGGCACAGGTTCAATGTCCCCGCGCCCTCGGAGGGGTGAGCAGAAGACGGACTGCCGGAGCGCTCCAGGGCCAGCGCGCCACGCGCCCCATGGCGGCACAGCCGCTCCAGCAGCCTTCCAGCAACTCCTTCCGTGGCAAGCCCACGGCTCTCACCACGAGGCGCGCGTCGACGCGTCCGACGCGCGCTGCACTGCCAGGCTCAAGCCTCTTCCTGGCGGCAGCCTTGGTGAAGAAATGGACGCATCATGCCGGAGCCCTACCTGCTATGGAGCGTCGTCGCGACTCGTGGGCCCCGAGGTGGGAGGACGTTGCCGTGCCCAGACGGGGACGTAGCACGCGCCCTTGTACGCAAAGCCGCCCACGGCGTCGCAGTCCTTCAGGTCCACAGGCTGCTTCACCCAGCAGCCGCCGTTGATTGCGACCAGTCCCTTGCCGGAACAGCGCCCGTCGCCATCGGGCCTCCGCTGCTTTGGGAGGGGCTTCGGCGGCAACTCCGCCCGGATGGCCGACCACATGGAGGGGGCTCGCTCGGGCTCGACTGGGGCGGTCAGCGCGGCGTCTCCGACGGCGATCGTTCCTCCATCCTTCTCCTCTTCCCGCTCCGCGAGGTGTGTCTTCTCGTGCGGCTCGACGGCCTCCGTGCTCGACAGCACTCCCGCGCCCAGGGCCAGGGCGGCACCGAGGCTGGCCGCCAGGAACCGGGGCCACCTCGCCACAGGGGGAGGTGGCCGCACCGTGACGCGCTGGAGCGGAGGAAAGAGGCCCGCGGGCCTCGCCTCCTCCCCGGTGAAGAGCGGCACATCCGCTTCAGGCCCCGCCTTCCGTGCGGCGTGCTCCAGCGCTTCGGCGACTTCGCTCGCACTGCCACGCGCCTCCGGCCGGAGCGAGAGCATCCGGGACACCAGGGCGCTCAGTTGCGGAGCGCAGCGGGCGTTGCTCGTGCTGGCGGTCCACAGCGCCCGCTTCTCCGGGTGCCACAGCCAGGCGTCCTCGCCCCACGGATGCGGCGAGGGCGGGTACTTGCCGGTGACGAGCCGGTAGGCGGTGATACCCAGGGCGAAGACGTCATCGGCGGGGCTGGGCGCATACGGGACGGGGGGAGGCTTACCGGGGCCCAGCACGAAGCCCCAGGCCTCGGGAGCGCGGTAGGCGGAAGTCCCAGGAGGCCACGAGTCCCACGTCAGGGTGGACGCGCCCAGGAAGTGTCCGGAGCCGAAGTCCATGAGGAAGGGCTGGCCGTCCGCACTTCGCACGCGGATGTTCTCGCCCTTCACGTCCCGGTGGATGCCGCCTGCGGCATGCGTGGCCTCCAACGCCCGCGCCAGCCGGGCGAGGAGGTGCAGCACCTGCCGTGACGACGGGCGCTGCGCCAAGGCCCAGTCGTAGAGGGCTGCGCCCTCTATCCACTCCATGACGAGCCAGGCGTAGGACGCACCCTCTCGGGGCTGCCACTGGCCGTGGTCGAAGAGGCGCGGCACAGCGGGATGGTGGATGCGGGAGAGCAGCTCGTCCTCACGGACGAAGCGCGCATCGCCGGGATGCAGGGCAAGCTTGAGGGCCACGACGCCCCCGGCTTCCTCCACGCTTTCGGCCCGGTAGACAACGCCGTAGGTGCCTCGGCCGCACGGCTCCAGCAGACGCCACCGGCCGATGCGCGTCCCCGGGGGCAGGCTTGCCGGATTGAAGGATTCGGACTCCATGAAGTGCCTCGCAGGCGGCCCATTCCGCGTACGGGCAGGCTACTCGCACGGTCCTCGACGCCCAAAGCAATGCGACAGGTCAAGACCCCAGGCAGCACCCTCCATGGAATCGGCCACGCCATCGCTCGGCTTCACCGGAAGGCCTGCTCGGCATCCCCGGAACAGCCGCTCACCTTGCTCCGGAATCGCTGATCGGCATGGCCGGAATACGCAGCTGCGGCAGCTCGGACCGGCTGCGTTCGGTCCTGGCTCTCCAGGGGGCCGCGCTGCCAGACTCGGGCGCGCTCCGAGCACTCTCGCTGTCGGGCGTGGCGGGCAGAACCCCTTTCGTAAGGACGTGGCCATGCGTTCCCGAACATGCGTCGCACTCCTACTGCTTCTCTCCGCCTGTGCAACGACGGAGCCGAGCCCGAAAGGCCCAGCGGCCCGGAACCCGAGGGTCGCCAACCTCCAGAGAGCGGCGACGCTGCCATGGGTTGATGGCGGGCGATGCGTGGTGCGGGAGGCATCCAACGAATGGGCCGTGGTTGTGGAGAGGTGCTATCACGCGCTCGACCATGACCGGCTCCAGTTTCGCGATGTCACGGGAAGCTGCTCTGTCGCCTCTGCGGGTGCTGCGGCTTTGGGATGGGAGTCTGCATTCTGATAGCACCCGAGATAGTCGTTGGAGCCGTGATTGTCGCTGGCGCAGTCGTGGTGGCAGTCGCCATCAAAGAGGAGTTGGATGCATATCGGAGGGCATCTCGTGAGCGAGCCAGACCCGAGATCGTCGTCACCGGATGCAAACGATGACCACCCAGAATTGCCTCGTCCTGACCGTCTACGCGCCTGCGCTCGTGGGCAAAGATGGCCGCACGCTCGATGTCATCCGTGGGATGGAACAGGCACTTCCCGGGTTGCGCTTGGCGTGGAGGCTCTCCGAAGGCGGGCGCCCCATCGCATTGCCGCAGCGCGACGCGTGGCTCGTAGAAAAGGTCAAGGACGGAGGCTTCCCTCTGGTGTGCAACGGGGACGAGAGTTACCCCGTGACGGTTGTGGGAAGGGGAAGATCCGGACTATTCAGCCCAGGCGGTCAGGACCATTTTGAAGTGCATGCAGAACTGCCACTGGACGAGCCCGTGATCGCGTCAGCGGCGGCTGTGCTTGAGGGCGTAGCGGAGGGCGCACGCGCGTTCTGGGGGCGTGCGACGCCATACGCCGCTGCGGTGGACATCGCGTATCAGACAGCACCCACGCTGGAAGGGCCGCCGTCCCCACGCCGGGGGCTGCCCGCCCTCAAGCTCTTCGAGCACATCCGCTCGCCCGAGATTCCCTATTACCTCGGGTGGCTGAACTATTGGTCTGCCGCTGCCGCACAGGCCATCGGGTTCCCTGACCCTGCCCGCGACACGGACCTGCTTTCACGGGCGAGGCGCACGGCATCGGGCGGGTGGGTCGTGCAGCTCACCGATGCGCCGCTCGATCTCGACAACCCCGCGCACCTGGACGCGCTCAAACGGGCCTACGAGCGCTTCCCGGAGATCGGCGGGCGCGACTCTCCCTGAGGCTCTCCAATCCTCCATGCATGATTTTCCACGTCACCGGCTCATAAGAGGGAGCCCCTGCCTGTCGTGACTTCCTCGGGAAGATTCCATGCACACACTCCTGCTCCTGACCGCCGTCCTTTCCTCCATGCCCCCGGCCTTGGATGCCCCCGTCACCGCTCGCCTCGAGGTGCGCTCTGCCCTGACGCTGCCCGGCTCCCAGCGAGGGGCGCTCCGCCTGCTGGATACGGACTCCGATGAGGGTGAAGATACGCCGAGCATCGTCGGCCGTGTCGCCGCCGAATACCTGGCAGGAGTCGGCACCAGCTTTGTGCTCACGCTGCTGAACAGCCAGCTTCTCATCGACCTCCCGGGGGGCGTTCTTCTGTCGGTCATGATAGCGAGCCTGGTGCTGGGACCCGCCGTGGTAGTGCCGCTCACGGGCAGGGCGCTGGACGGACGCGGCAGCGTCAACGCCGCGCTGCTCGGAAGCCTCCTGGGCGCCGTGGGGCCACTGCTCTTGGGTGTGGTCACTTCTCTGGGCTGCAACGACCCCCTGACACTCAGTCGAGTCAATCAATGCGAAGCCAACATCGTACCAGTGGCCATCTTCATGCTCCTGCTTCCCTCCGCTGGAGCGGCCCTGGGTTACGAGCTCTCGGCGCCCAAGCCCTGGCTGTCCAGGGGCCATGCCTCGGGCACGTCCACCCCGGCGCCTCGTTTCGTTCCGGTGCTGGCCCCGGCGAGATACGGGGTAGGGGGCACGGTCGGCATTGTCGGAAGGCTGTGATGCGGCAGGCGCTCGCATGGATGGCGGTCGCGGTCCTCTGCTGCGCGGCGGGAGCCCCGGACGTGGAGGCGCGGCTGGAGGAGGCGCTGGCGGCCCATGCGGGGGCAGGAGCGCTCCATGCGAAGGGCAGGTACTCCGAGGCCCTCGCCCAGGGTGAGCGCGCCCTCGTGCTGCTGGAGTCCGTGCTGGGGAGTGCGCATCCAGAAGTCGCCCGGTGTCTGGACCTGCTGGGAGTCCTTTACCAGCTCCAGGGAAACGCGGCCGGAGCCGAGTCGCTGCTCCAGCGCGGCCTCGCGGTCCGGGAGGCGGCGCTGGGCAAGAGCCACCCCGACGTCGCCTCCTCGCTCGACCACCTCGCCTCTCTCTACAAGGCGCAGGGGGCATATGACCGGGCCGCGCCGCTCTTCGAGCGTGCTCTCGCCATCCAGGAAGAGGCGCTCGGCAAGGAGCATCCCCAGGTTGCCCGGGTGCTCAACAACCTCGCCCGGCTCTACTCGGAGCAGGGGCTGTACGGCCGTGCCGAGCCGCTCTACCAACGCGCGGTGGCCATCCAGGAAACGGCGCTCGGCAAGAACCATCCCGACCTCGCCTCCTCGCTCAACAACCTCGCCAGCCTCTACATCCACCTCGGCTCGTACGCGCAGGCGGAGCTGCTCGCCACGCGCGCGCTCACCCTTCAGCAAGCGGCCTTCGGCAAGAACCATCCCGACATCGCCTCTTCGCTCGACAACCTCGCCCGCGTCTTCGCCAGACAGGGCTCTTTCGCCAAGGCCGAACAGGCCTACCTGCGCGCGCTCGAGCTCGTTGAACAGACCCAGGGCAGGAAGCACCCCTACGTCGCCGAGCTGCTCACCCACCTCGCCCGGCTGCGCGTGGCTGACAACCGCCTCGGCCAGGCCCTGCCGGCCTTGAAGCGCGCGTTCGCCATCTCCGAGCTGCGCCTGCGCTCGGAAGCACTCCACTTCTCGGAGGGCCGGCTGGCCAGCTTCATCGCGCAGCTGCGCGCCCAGGAGGAGCTGTTCTACGAGCTGGTGCGAGCCGCGCCACACGACGACGACGTGCGGCACATGGGGCTCACCGCGGCGCTCCTGCGCAAGGGCCGCTCCGTCGAGCAGATGGCGGAGACCTCGCGTACCGCCTACCAGCGCGCGAGCGCTCAGGACCGAGAGGTCTTCGACCGCCTGCGAGTCTTGCGCGGCGAGCTGGCAAGCCTGTCGCTTCAGGGCCCCGGCCCCATGCCGCCTGCCGACTACCAGCGGCGAGTCAAGGAGCTCGTCGTCCAGGTCGATGCCTTCGAAGCCGAGCTGGCCAGGCGCTCCGCGCCCCTGCGCGCGCTGCGTTCGCTGCCAGCTTCCGAGGACATGGTCGACCGTGTCGTGGCGGCCCTCCCCGAGGACAGCGTCCTTGTCGAGTTCGTCGCGTACACGGACCGCTCGCTCCTGCGCAAGCCCGGCACGCTGGAGCCGCGGCACGCCCCGCAGCTCCGGTACCTGGCGCTGGTGCTCCTCCCGGGCGGGCGTATCCGCGCCGCCGACCTCGGACCCGCCGCGCCCATCGACAGCGCCGCCGCGGCAATGCGAGATGCCCTGGCCACCCGCGACGTGAACTTCCTGCACTCGGCCCAGGTGCTCTACCAGCGTGTCCTCCGTCCCTTGTGGCGGTTCCTGGACGGCACCCAGCAGGTCTTCATCTCGCCGGACGGGCAGCTGGGGCTTGTCCCTTTCGCCGCCCTCCACGATGGCTACCGGTTCCGCGTGGAAGCCCACGACTTCACGTACCTCACCTCCGGGAGGGACCTGCTGACGCGCTCCCGGCAGGCCGCTCCTTCCCAGGCGGTGGTCGTCCTGGCAGACCCGGACTTCGACTTCGCGGTCCAACCCTCCGCTGACAAGCCGCTCGAGCTGGCGGAGCGCTCGGTCGCCGTCGAGCGTTTCTACTCCACGCTGCGCGACGGCCTGTCCGGAACTGCCTGGCCCTCCCTCCCTGGCACCCGCGGGGAGGCCGAGGCCATCCGGCGCATGGTTCCTCGCGCTCGGATCTTCCTGGGCCGCGAGGCCACCAAGGCGCGGCTCTTGAGCGTGTCAGCCCCCGGCGTACTGCACCTGGCCACCCACGGCTTCTTCCTCAAGGACGCCGCCACGCAGGAGGCCACCCGCGCCGTGGGCTACTCCGGTGCGCTGAGCCCTGACCTCCACGCCGCGTCCTCCGCCGACCCGCTGCTACGCTCCGGCCTTCTCCTGGCGGGCGCGAGCGCTCCAGGGCCCGACGCCTCCGGCGCCACGGGGCCACCCCCCGAAAGCACGATGGTGACGGCCCTGGAGCTGGTCGGCCTCAACTTGTGGGGCACCCAGCTGGTCGTCCTGTCCGCCTGCGACACGGGGCGAGGCGACGTCAAGCTCGGCCAGGGTGTCTACGGGCTGCGCCGGGCCTTCGTCGCGGCGGGAGCGGAGACGGTGGTGATGAGCCTGTGGAAGGTGGACGACGCGGTCACCCGGGTGCTCATGGAGAGCTATTACCGCAACCTGCTGGCGGGGCAGGGCCGCGCCACGGCGCTGCACCAGGCGATGCTCGCATTGCGGCGGACGCACCCTCACCCCCACTACTGGGCACCCTTCATCGTCGCGGGACAGAATGGCCCTCTGCGCGTGGCGACATCGCCGGAGGACTAGCGCGTCGACTTCAATCCACTGCCTGAGCAGGACAGCCGGAACACGCGAAGGGGACCGCCCCGGACCCCGGAGTAGGATGCCGAGGCCATGACTTCGCCAGACCCGGCCCTTTCTGACCGCCTTCCCGACTGGGGCGACGGAGTCCTTCCCTACGCTCCGCTCTCGACTCTCAAGCCGCTCGCCGACGGAATCTGGTGGGTGGACGGGCCCGTCATGAAGATGCGCTATGGCCCGGTCTCCCTGCCGTTCCCCACGCGCATGGTGGTGCTCCGCCTGCGCTCGGGCGGGCTGTGGCTCTGGTCTCCAACGGCCCCGGCGCCGGGCCTGCTCGCGGAGGTCGATGCGCTCGGCCCCGTCGAGCACCTCGTCTCGCCGAACAGGTTCCACTACGCGGGCATCCCCGCCTGGAAGGCGCGCTACCCGCGTGCAATGGCCTGGGCCTCTCCAGGGGTTCGCGAGCGTGCACGCTCACAGCAAATCGACGTCGCGTTCGATGCCGACCTCACCGACGACGCGCCCGGAGCCTGGGCGGGCGACGTCGAGCAGCTCATCTTCCGGGGCAGCCGCTTCGTGGAAGAGGTGGTGTTCTTCCACCGTGCGTCCTCCACCCTGATTCTGGCGGACCTGGTCATGGCCCTCGAACGGGAGCGCATCCGGCCCCGCCTGCGCTGGCTGCTCGCGCTCGGCGGCACCCTGTGGCCGGGGCAGACGCCGCGCGAGGTCCAGCTGACGGCCTGGGGCCGGAAGTCCCAGGCGCGGGCCTGCTACCGGCAGCTCATGGGCTGGCAGCCGCGTCGCGTCCTCGTCGCGCACGGCCGCTCCTTCCTCGAGGACGCGACGCCCCAGCTCGAGAAGGCCCTCGACTGGCTGCGCTGAGCCGCACCCACCCCCAGCGCATTGAAGCTTGCGCTTAATTAGGTCATGACTTAAATACGAGGGGTGCTCGCCTTCATCGCCCTCTCCGACCCCACGCGTCGGCGCATCGTGGAGCTGCTCGCCAGCGGTGAGCGCTCGGCGGGAGAGCTGGGCGAGAGCTTCGACATCAGCGCCCCCGCCATCTCCCAGCACCTGAAGGTCCTGAAGGAGGCGCGCCTGGTCCAGGTCCGCGCCGAGGCCCAGCGGCGCATCTACGCGCTGGACCCCGCGGGCCTCGACGAGCTCGAAGGGTGGGTCGTCCGCATCCGGGGCTTCTGGAACGAGCGCCTCGACGTGCTCGAGCAGCGACTGGCCGCACACCCCGAAACGAAGAAACGGAGACGCCCTTGAATCCGTCCGCCCCTCCTCCCGAGTCGCGCAGCACGCGCCTGGAGCGCCTCCTCCCGGGCTCGCTGGAGCTCGTCTGGCGCTACCTGACCGAGCCGGAGCTGCTGGCCGAGTGGCTGTCCGTCTCCCGAATCGAGCTGCGCGAGGGAGGCCGCGTGGAGCTCCAGCCGCTGCGCACGGAGGGCACGGAGCAGCGGCCCACGGAGCGCACCGTCCGGGGCGTGGTGACGCGGTGTGAGCCTCCGCGCGTGCTGTCCTTCACCTGGAGCGACGAGGAGACACCGCACTCGGAGGTCACCTTCGAGCTCGTGCCCCAGGGCGAGAAGGTCCGGCTGGTCCTCACGCACTGGCGCGCTCCGCTCCACGCCGTGGCGCTGGCGGGCTCGGTGCTGGACTCGCTCGCCTTGCGCCTCGGTGCGCGGGGGCCTGTTCGCCGCGCCGCGTGAAGCCGCCTTCCATTTCTTCCACACAGAGGCCCTGCGATGAACATCCCCTACGTCGTCGAGCAGACGCACCGCGGAGAGCGGACGTACGACTTGTACAGCCGGCTGCTCAAGGACCGCATCATCATGCTGGGCACGGAGGTGACGGACGACGTGGCCAACATCCTCGTCGCCCAGCTGCTCTTCCTCGACAGCGAGGACCCCGAGAAGCCCATCAACCTCTACATCAACTCGCCGGGAGGCAGCGTCACGGCGGGGCTGGCCATCTACGACACCATGCAGTACGTGAACGCGCCGGTGTCCACCATCTGCGTGGGACAGGCCGCCAGCTTCGGCGCGGTGCTGCTGCTCGCGGGAGCGAAGGGCCGGCGCTACGCCCTGCCGAACGCGCGCATCATGATGCACCAGCCCCATGGAGGGGCGAAGGGGCAGGCCACGGACCTCGAAATCCAGGTGCGGGAGATGCTGCGCCTCAAGAGCCGCCTCAACGAAATCATCCAGCGGCACACCGGGCACTCCATCGAGCGCATCGAGAAGGACACCGACCGCGACTACTACCTGAGCGCCGAGGAGGCCCGTCAGTATGGCCTCATCGACGAGGTCGTCGCGCGCCCGCCATCAGCGTCCAAGTCGCCCGAGGGCCGGTAGCCCGCACGGCGCTCGAAGCCGGGCTCATCGGCAGTCGAGCCATTCGAAGAACGCCGCATGCGCGGCGACTGCTTCGGACGGGAGGTTCCCGAGCGAGCGCTGGAGGCAGTAATAGGCCTTCAGCTTCTCATCGCCAGCCTTCGTCCGCGGCCCCAGGAGGACCTCGAGCGGCTTCACCTCGAGAATCCCGAGCTCCTCCTGCCTCAGCGGGCGTATGCCCCTGACTCCGCGAGACTCGAGTCGCATGTCCAGCAGCGTGAGCTCGGTCT
Above is a window of Pyxidicoccus xibeiensis DNA encoding:
- a CDS encoding serine/threonine protein kinase, producing MESESFNPASLPPGTRIGRWRLLEPCGRGTYGVVYRAESVEEAGGVVALKLALHPGDARFVREDELLSRIHHPAVPRLFDHGQWQPREGASYAWLVMEWIEGAALYDWALAQRPSSRQVLHLLARLARALEATHAAGGIHRDVKGENIRVRSADGQPFLMDFGSGHFLGASTLTWDSWPPGTSAYRAPEAWGFVLGPGKPPPVPYAPSPADDVFALGITAYRLVTGKYPPSPHPWGEDAWLWHPEKRALWTASTSNARCAPQLSALVSRMLSLRPEARGSASEVAEALEHAARKAGPEADVPLFTGEEARPAGLFPPLQRVTVRPPPPVARWPRFLAASLGAALALGAGVLSSTEAVEPHEKTHLAEREEEKDGGTIAVGDAALTAPVEPERAPSMWSAIRAELPPKPLPKQRRPDGDGRCSGKGLVAINGGCWVKQPVDLKDCDAVGGFAYKGACYVPVWARQRPPTSGPTSRDDAP
- a CDS encoding metalloregulator ArsR/SmtB family transcription factor, which translates into the protein MLAFIALSDPTRRRIVELLASGERSAGELGESFDISAPAISQHLKVLKEARLVQVRAEAQRRIYALDPAGLDELEGWVVRIRGFWNERLDVLEQRLAAHPETKKRRRP
- a CDS encoding SRPBCC domain-containing protein, which encodes MNPSAPPPESRSTRLERLLPGSLELVWRYLTEPELLAEWLSVSRIELREGGRVELQPLRTEGTEQRPTERTVRGVVTRCEPPRVLSFTWSDEETPHSEVTFELVPQGEKVRLVLTHWRAPLHAVALAGSVLDSLALRLGARGPVRRAA
- the clpP gene encoding ATP-dependent Clp endopeptidase proteolytic subunit ClpP, which produces MNIPYVVEQTHRGERTYDLYSRLLKDRIIMLGTEVTDDVANILVAQLLFLDSEDPEKPINLYINSPGGSVTAGLAIYDTMQYVNAPVSTICVGQAASFGAVLLLAGAKGRRYALPNARIMMHQPHGGAKGQATDLEIQVREMLRLKSRLNEIIQRHTGHSIERIEKDTDRDYYLSAEEARQYGLIDEVVARPPSASKSPEGR
- a CDS encoding DUF4336 domain-containing protein, whose translation is MTSPDPALSDRLPDWGDGVLPYAPLSTLKPLADGIWWVDGPVMKMRYGPVSLPFPTRMVVLRLRSGGLWLWSPTAPAPGLLAEVDALGPVEHLVSPNRFHYAGIPAWKARYPRAMAWASPGVRERARSQQIDVAFDADLTDDAPGAWAGDVEQLIFRGSRFVEEVVFFHRASSTLILADLVMALERERIRPRLRWLLALGGTLWPGQTPREVQLTAWGRKSQARACYRQLMGWQPRRVLVAHGRSFLEDATPQLEKALDWLR
- a CDS encoding DUF5953 family protein; amino-acid sequence: MTTQNCLVLTVYAPALVGKDGRTLDVIRGMEQALPGLRLAWRLSEGGRPIALPQRDAWLVEKVKDGGFPLVCNGDESYPVTVVGRGRSGLFSPGGQDHFEVHAELPLDEPVIASAAAVLEGVAEGARAFWGRATPYAAAVDIAYQTAPTLEGPPSPRRGLPALKLFEHIRSPEIPYYLGWLNYWSAAAAQAIGFPDPARDTDLLSRARRTASGGWVVQLTDAPLDLDNPAHLDALKRAYERFPEIGGRDSP
- a CDS encoding CHAT domain-containing tetratricopeptide repeat protein — encoded protein: MAVAVLCCAAGAPDVEARLEEALAAHAGAGALHAKGRYSEALAQGERALVLLESVLGSAHPEVARCLDLLGVLYQLQGNAAGAESLLQRGLAVREAALGKSHPDVASSLDHLASLYKAQGAYDRAAPLFERALAIQEEALGKEHPQVARVLNNLARLYSEQGLYGRAEPLYQRAVAIQETALGKNHPDLASSLNNLASLYIHLGSYAQAELLATRALTLQQAAFGKNHPDIASSLDNLARVFARQGSFAKAEQAYLRALELVEQTQGRKHPYVAELLTHLARLRVADNRLGQALPALKRAFAISELRLRSEALHFSEGRLASFIAQLRAQEELFYELVRAAPHDDDVRHMGLTAALLRKGRSVEQMAETSRTAYQRASAQDREVFDRLRVLRGELASLSLQGPGPMPPADYQRRVKELVVQVDAFEAELARRSAPLRALRSLPASEDMVDRVVAALPEDSVLVEFVAYTDRSLLRKPGTLEPRHAPQLRYLALVLLPGGRIRAADLGPAAPIDSAAAAMRDALATRDVNFLHSAQVLYQRVLRPLWRFLDGTQQVFISPDGQLGLVPFAALHDGYRFRVEAHDFTYLTSGRDLLTRSRQAAPSQAVVVLADPDFDFAVQPSADKPLELAERSVAVERFYSTLRDGLSGTAWPSLPGTRGEAEAIRRMVPRARIFLGREATKARLLSVSAPGVLHLATHGFFLKDAATQEATRAVGYSGALSPDLHAASSADPLLRSGLLLAGASAPGPDASGATGPPPESTMVTALELVGLNLWGTQLVVLSACDTGRGDVKLGQGVYGLRRAFVAAGAETVVMSLWKVDDAVTRVLMESYYRNLLAGQGRATALHQAMLALRRTHPHPHYWAPFIVAGQNGPLRVATSPED